The Acinonyx jubatus isolate Ajub_Pintada_27869175 chromosome A2, VMU_Ajub_asm_v1.0, whole genome shotgun sequence genomic sequence tggatgcagCCTCTCCTGGCACTCGTGTGCAGCCAGGCTTCTGAGGGCAACCCTGTGAGTCTGCCTTAGAGGGTAGGGGATCCTCCCAGGCCCCCCAGAGCCGTGGCTGAACTTCGCAGCCACCCTTCAGTGCGATTTTGAAAAGGTGACATAAGCACATGATAGGGCATTCAACCTCCCAAAAAGGTACATACAGTGAAGAGtacctctccttcccaccctgtTCCTGCTGACCCCTGGAGGTGACCAGTTAGTTTCCTGTGTGTCCTCCCAGGCACGTTCTGGGTATGTGTGTAGTGTCCAGTGCTCAGTCATGTGCTCAGGTCACTTTGCCAAAATCACACCTGCAGGGCATATatgtcctttctctctgctttatgTTTGAATtgtgaaaaattcaaacatataCAGAAGTACAAAGTACATTAAACCCCCATGTTCCCATCACCCAGTTTGAACAGTCATCAACTCTTATCCAGTCCTATTTCATCCAGACCCTTCTCCCCTCCATTCCTACCTGGGATTATTTGGAAGCAAATCACAGCCTTGTTTATTCCGGGACAATGTCAATATATATCTAAAAGAGAGGCTCCCCACAACCTATCcttttctgaaacatttatttccttccccaaccctttttatttttttttttatttaaaaaaaatttttttttaacgttcatttatttttgagacagagagagacagagcatgaacgggggagggtcagagagagagggagacacagaatctgaaacaggctccaggctctgagcagtcagcacagagcctgatgtggggctcgaactcacataccacgagatcgtgacctgagccgaagtcggacgcttaaccgactgagccacccaggcgccccctcaaccCTTTTTAAACCCAAAGTGTGGGGTGTTGACTCTTGTTCTGTATTTCAGCTTTTTCACTTAAAGTATcgtggatttattattttttttaatgttcatttttgagagagagacagagacaaagtgcaagcgggggaggtgcagagagagggagacacagatacagatacagtGTAGAGTATctgtaggctccaggctctgagctgttggcacagagcccgatgtagggcttgaactcatggaccatgagatcatgacctgagctgaagtcggacattcaaccgactgagccacccaggtgccccagtatcttGGATTTCTGCAGGATGCTTTTAAAGGCACCAGAAGCACAACTGAGCATACacgcacgcgtgcgcacacacacacacacacacacttccctgccccctccccccagcgtCAGATACTCTCATGAAGGCACGGGGTACAGTGTGCCCCCATTTCAGAGGCTGCTTTGTCCCCTTGCAATGGAAGCACTCAGAAGGCTCTTTTCTTAACTGAGATATAACTCAAATACCATAAAACTcacttttaaagtgtacaattcaatgggttTTAGTGTATTTACAAGGCTGCATAGCTGTTGCCACTCTAATTGCAGAACGCTTTTGTGACTACAGAAAAGAAACCCAGCACCAgttagcagtcactccccctTGTCCCCTCCCACCGGCCCCTGACAACTAGCaatatgctttctgtctctgtggatctattctggacatttcttataaatggaatctatCCGACAACATAtggccttttgtgcctggcttccttcacttaacATGGGCAatcttttcaagtttcatccatgttttagggtgtatcagaatttcctttgggggcgcctgggtggctcagtctgttgagcacccgactcttcattttggctcaggtcgtgatctcatggtttgtgagtttgagccccatgtactatcagcatggagactgcttgggattctctctctccctctctacctctcccccatgctcgctctcactgtctctctctctcaaaataaacactgaaaaaaagaatttcctttcttttattggctgaataatattctattgtatggatatgctACATACTATTTATCCATtctttgttgatggacatttgggttgtttccaccttttggctattatgaataacattACTGTCAACATTATTTACAAGTTTTGGTGTGACATATGTTTGTAGTTATCTTGGTATATACCTAGATGTGGAGGGCTGGatcatatgtttatttattattttttgagaagctGCCAAGCTTTCCACAACAGCTATATCATTTTACACCCTCAGCAGCAATGAATGAAGGTTCCATTTTCCCACATCATCAACAAtgtttgttgttgtcttttttttattatgtcttgAAGGTTTTTAAGACAATTCTGAGGAATTAAAAACACTCTCCTAGAAACTCCTGAACCAGGAAGAGGACGGGTGGGAGGGGGGTTGAAGGGTTAGTCTTGGAAGTAGAGAACCTGTTTAGTGCAGAAGGGActtgaggaaaggaggagggatgggtgggAGGTGGTGGCTTGGGTCTTAGCATGGCCGAGGCAGGCTAGGAGGGGCTGGCCTGGGTGTCCTAATACTACCTAATTAATAGAGTCGTAAAGTGCACAGAAGACtttctggcacacagtgggtgctagATAAATGCTCGATGTTAATATCTCACAGAGGAGAGACAGGCTTCAGAGAGGGCAAGCTTCCTGCCCAGGCACTGAAATTAGAGATGGTTGGtggtaataaaaagaaatcaagaccCGCAGGAACATACAGAAGTAGCTAATTTTATCATTGAACAAAAAATATCTCGGTAGCCTGCAAGTGGCTGCATTTTTCAACTCTTTATATGGATTTAAAGTATACCGTTCGTATACACTATCCTTTCAGTAAAAAGGGAGCGGATATTCAATCCGCGCCCACCCTTACCACTCTGATGATATAACTTCTTTATCAGGCTTACTCTGATGTGGTCATATTCATTCTGAGGCCTTCCTCGGTCCTGAGTGCCCAACACTTGTTTTGTCACATCCTTCCACGTGCCTCAGCGAGGTTAGAACTATTTCCCTCCAAGTTCAGGTCCAGGACAGATCCCTGGGTCCCAAATCACAGAGCGATCAGTGGCAGTTGCTGGGGTTTCAGTCCCCCATTCCTTCGCCGCGGCCGGGTGGGCGCAGGGCCCGCAGCGCTGACCCGTCCGTCCCCCCACCTGTCGCCCGCAGGGCCCACGCTCGGCCATGGCCGAGGTGCACCGGCAGCGGCGCGACCTGCTGCGGCGCGCCTGCAGCCGCCACACACGGCGGCAGCGCCTGCTGGGGCCCGAGGACCTGCGGCACGTGCTGGTGGACGACGCGCACGGCCTGCTCTACTGCTACGTGCCCAAGGTGGCCTGCACCAACTGGAAGCGCGTGCTGCTGGCGCTGAGCGGCCGCGGCCGCGGCGACCCGCGCGCCATCCCCGCGCACGAGGCGCACGCGCCGGGCCGCCTGCCCTCGCTGGCCGACTTCAGCCCGTCCGAGATCAACCGGCGCCTGCGCGCCTACTTGGCCTTCCTCTTCGTGCGCGAGCCCTTCGAGCGCCTGGCGTCGGCCTACCGCAACAAGCTGGCGCGGCCCTACAGCGCCGCCTTCCAGCGGCGCTACGGCACACGCATCGTGCGGCGCCTGCGGCCGCGCGCGCACCCGGACGCGCTGGCCCGCGGCCACGACGTGCGCTTCGCCGAGTTCCTGGCCTACCTGCTGGACCCGCGCACGCGCCGCGAGGAGCCCTTCAACGAGCACTGGGAGCGCGCGCACGCGCTCTGCCACCCGTGCCGCCTGCGCTACGACGTGGTGGGCAAGTTCGAGACGCTGGCCGAGGACGCGGCCTTCGTGCTCGACCTGGTGGGCGCGCCGGGCCTGCGCTtccccgcgccgccgccccgGGCCAAGGCGGCCGCCGCGCGCGACCTCGCCGAGCGCCTCTTCCGGGACATCAGCCCCTTCTACCAGCGGCGTCTCTACGACCTCTACAGGATGGATTTCCTGCTCTTCAACTACTCTGCTCCCTCCTACCTGCGGCTGCACTAGGCCGCGGAGTCCCGGCGGACCCTGGCATGTGGATGCCCCGGGGTCTCGGTGGACCAGAGAGTGTGCATTTCTGgtggtccccacccccaccgtcccCTGCACCTCCATGCTGGTGCCACCCGCCCGGGACTCCACTCTAAGCACCACTGCCCCCGCGATTCCCTGCTTGGCCAGCACGCCTGGCCAGGTTTAGGTGCAGTCCACCTTGTGTGACTGCCTGTCACTTGACGCTTGCTTCCTCTGCTCCAGCTGGACAGCCTTTCTCCAGACCCCTGGATGGGAGAGCACTGAATAACTAGTCTGTTTTCGTTTGAGGCCATTTTGGGGGGTCGGCTGTGCCCCCAAACCTGTCTGTGGTGCAACAGAGCAGAAATGATGGTTTGGTGTGACCTCTTCACCTCACCTGCTTTGGTGGTCACATCCCTGTCCCTCGTTGGGCTCAGGCTAGAGCCATCCGTGCCAGTGGGCATGGCTCTGGAGCCCATCCTGAGTTGCCTTCCACTCTGCCTGTCACAGGGCAGCACTGTGTCTGGCCCCACCTTTGACCTCAGTCTGGCCAGATACCAAGTCTTCCGTGTGTGCTCACAGAGCTCAGAATGGTGCCCGGTTTTATAGGACCTTGGTGAGCTGGGGAGCTCATGTTTTTGAAATAAAcgttttgttattttctgacGTTTGGAGTTTCTCTGCTTCACTTTGCCATTTGCTCCGCTGCATGGGGCTGTCCGATCTTGGGGATCTCAAcaaacctctgagcctcagttttcctttgCTGCTAAATGGCACAAAAATGCCAGGTGGTCAGGAAGATCAGgcgagagagagacggagagccTGGGTTACCTTCACAGCAGCGCACCGGTGTGAAGGGCTATATGGGCAGCGGGGTAAGGAGTCTGTGCACTGTGAATGGGGCGTGCTAAATTCTGCCCGGAGGGGCAACTGGGAGAACTTGGGGGGGAAGTCTAACCTTTCGATCTGCTTAGGCTGAAGATCAAAGCTGAAACcagctcagtgtgtgtgtgtgtgtgtgtgtgtgtgtgtgtgtgtatttgcagcGTGTGTCAGGCCACTTGGCAATGAGTATCCACCCTTCTGGCTTTGGGAAGACAGCCAGCTGTGGGAGTGCTCCCTTAGGAAGAACTGAAAGTCCCCTTAGTGACTGGTTGAATATATGGTGTCCTTTTTCAGTTTCCCTGGATGATAAAGTAAAATGCCAGTACTTTGGGAAGAACAGGGCAGGGTACGCTTGAGGTTTGAGAAACAGACAGCAGAACACAGCTGAGGTAGGACAGCTTGGCAGGGATGAGGCCAAACTTCTCTGGTGGTGCCCCCACACCCTGCAGTGAGGGCCTGTGAGCCTGGTCACAAGGCCAGGCTGGCCGGGACGGCAACTCAGTCACATTCACGCCTCGGGCTTTGTTGATGTTGTTCCCTGTGTCTGCAGTGGATGCTCTTCCCTCCAGGCCTGTCCTAGGGTTCCCTCTTCTCAGGAGCCTGCTGAGGCCTTCACGGCCACTGTGTCCTGGGCCCTGCCAGTGGGGCTCAGTGGCAGCCAGCCCTGTGAACTTGGGGAGGGGCCGCCTCTGGGCTCCCTGTGAAGTCTCACCCCACTCACTGGAGGGCTGTGGAAAGCCCAGGATCCTGAACTGTtaccagggggaggggggaggggccgggcctgTGACATGCCCGGAGGCCCTGTGTCCTTGTTCCTGGCTCCCTGTTGCCCACACCGTGTCCCACACCACATCCTGGTCAGCTGTCCCACACCCACTTCGATGGCACACACCTTTGTTCCGAGCTTCCTCGGTGCCCACACAGCCTGTGATGTGACCTGTTTGTTGAAGTTATCACCCACTCAGGTGTCACCCAGAACCAGGTGGTCACCTTTAGAAGTCACCCTCCCGTTCGGTCATCACACGACCTGTTGCCATTCCTCGGTGCCTGCTGCATCCTGTAGCTCGTCACATGCACGCACACTCCATCATGTGGGAGAGGCACTCCACTGCCCGCCCCCAGCTGATGGCACCTGATGTACTCTCTGCTGTGACCGCAAGGCCCACACCCCAGGCCTTCTAGGGTTAGAGGCACCCCTTCCTCCTGTCCTGCTGGCCCTGGGGGATTCATCATGCTCCGGTGTCCTCTGACCTGCTTCCTCTCTGGCTGGCGCCAGAACGTGTCTGTCCTCACTGATCACAGGCTGACTGCCCACCCCTCAATGGCAAGGTCCCAGCTGGGTCCTCCGATGGCCCGAGGAAGACGGGGTCTCACGTGAATAGCTGGACAAGAGGGCGCCCAGATTTTCTGTTAAAACGCTGCACCAGTTCCTAAAGGGATCCAAAGCACAAACTGGGCATTTTAATGTACTGGgaacttttatttcctggttttccATCTCTCAGAACTTAGTGGTGCTGGTCACCCCCTCCCCAGCGTGGAAGTGACACCGGTGGGTTGGGTTGCAAAGACTTGTTTAGAATGTTTTAGCGTTCTGCTGTTTCTGGCTTTGTCAGGAAAACGTTTCCCGGATTTTTTGTAGTTATGgtattggtttgtttttgttgtgttgtgttttgttttttcagttttattttgtggCTTTGTCATCCAGGCGGCTTCCTGGGAGGCGTATTTCCATCATTTAAAGTTGTGCTAAAATAAATCCCCGGTTCTTTTAACAACAGCACTTCATGCATTATTCAGTTTTGGAATCGCAGCCAGCGGCATCTGCTGGCCTTGGCGACTGGCTGGGTGGCCTCCGGGTGAAGGCAAGGCCCACAGCTGCTCAGGTTGCTGGGTCGTTACGGCACCCTGCCAGGTCGGTGGGCCACGCCTCGGGGTGCTGCCCTTCCCCACGGGCCTGCAGCCCTCTTCCTGGGGTGAAGGCGCGGCTGCCTGCAGCACAAGTTCAACAACGGTAACTCCTCTCGTTCAGCAGAAGGGAGTCAGAACAGCTGCTCCATGGAGCCACTGGGGACACAGActccttctctcctgctgctCCCCCGTCCCTAGGCTGTAGCCCTCCTCCACGAGGTCCGCAAGACCAGATCGTCCTCTTCCCAAGCATCAGAATGTTGAAGACGAACACTGTGGATGGATTCCATGTTCTGCCTCCAGTCAGGTGCCATCGGCCAGAGCCTACCATAGCAGCCTACCTACCGCTATGCCCCTGCTTcaggggaggctggggacagtacccaccccacccccggcccacATCCCACTAACCACTTCCAGGTACTGTGCCCCAGTGGCTCCCAGCCACCGCACCCACAGGCCTCCTGTGGGTTCCCTCTGACCTGCTTGGCCTGAACACAGGGATATTGGGTGTGCAGGGAGTCGGTGTCCCCGGGCAGCCCTCAACCCACGTCTGCTGGAAGTTGGGGGACAAATACTGCAGCCTTTGCCCCTCCGGTGGGATACCACTGAGGCATGACCTGCAGAGTTCTCCCCTGGGATTCAGTGGCGCCAGCTCAAGAGCACACCCCCTGCTTCCTTTCTCATCCCCATGTCTCTCTGGGGCTTCCTGGAATCTCTTCCCAATGACACTACTTGCATCCATATCCTTATCTCCAGATCTGCTCCAGGGGGAACCCAGCTTGGGACAGGGGACCAATCAGGACTCCATTGCAGACttgcttttatttcattggtCCCTAAATGATCGGCAATTGGGTTAATTTGTGTCCGTTAGCGTTACTGTGCCACGGTAAATGTCCCTGCATAGTTCTCGTCCTGT encodes the following:
- the CHST13 gene encoding carbohydrate sulfotransferase 13 isoform X2 is translated as MLYDMDQGPRSAMAEVHRQRRDLLRRACSRHTRRQRLLGPEDLRHVLVDDAHGLLYCYVPKVACTNWKRVLLALSGRGRGDPRAIPAHEAHAPGRLPSLADFSPSEINRRLRAYLAFLFVREPFERLASAYRNKLARPYSAAFQRRYGTRIVRRLRPRAHPDALARGHDVRFAEFLAYLLDPRTRREEPFNEHWERAHALCHPCRLRYDVVGKFETLAEDAAFVLDLVGAPGLRFPAPPPRAKAAAARDLAERLFRDISPFYQRRLYDLYRMDFLLFNYSAPSYLRLH
- the CHST13 gene encoding carbohydrate sulfotransferase 13 isoform X1 produces the protein MGRRCWRRRALAAACLGAALLLLGAAPRALRPAFENSLGSGWLSGKRRSPLQMLYDMDQGPRSAMAEVHRQRRDLLRRACSRHTRRQRLLGPEDLRHVLVDDAHGLLYCYVPKVACTNWKRVLLALSGRGRGDPRAIPAHEAHAPGRLPSLADFSPSEINRRLRAYLAFLFVREPFERLASAYRNKLARPYSAAFQRRYGTRIVRRLRPRAHPDALARGHDVRFAEFLAYLLDPRTRREEPFNEHWERAHALCHPCRLRYDVVGKFETLAEDAAFVLDLVGAPGLRFPAPPPRAKAAAARDLAERLFRDISPFYQRRLYDLYRMDFLLFNYSAPSYLRLH